The Phocoena sinus isolate mPhoSin1 chromosome 8, mPhoSin1.pri, whole genome shotgun sequence nucleotide sequence TCCCATTGTGCTCCCTCTACTTTATCGCTGTGCTAGGTAACTTGACAATCATCTACATTGTGTGGACGGAGCATAGCCTACACGAACCCATGTATATCTTTCTTTGCATGCTTTCTGGCCTTGATGTCCTCATCTCCACCTCATCCATGCCCAAAATGATGGCCATCTTCTGGTTCAATTCCACTACCATACAGTTTGATGCTTGTCTGCTACAGATGTTTGCCATCCACTCCTTATCTGGCATGGAGTCCACGGTGCTGCTGGCCATGGCCTTTGACCGCTATGTGGCAATCTGCCACCCACTACGCCATGCCACTGTGCTAACATTGCCTCGTGTTACCAAGATCGGCATGGCTGCTGTGGTACGGGGTATTGCACTTATGGCACCCCTGCCTTTCTTCATCAAACATCTGCCCTTCTGCCGCTCCAACATCCTTTCCCATTCCTACTGCCTACACCAAGATGTCATGAAGCTGGCCTGTGCTGACATCCGCGTCAATATCATCTATGGCCTCATTGTCATCATCTCTGCCATTGGCCTGGACTCACTTCTCATCTCCTTGTCATATCTGCTTATCCTCAAGACTGTGTTGGGCTTGACACGTGAAGCCCAGGCAAAGGCATTTGGTACTTGTGTCTCTCATGTGTGTGCTGTTTTCATATTCTATGTACCTTTCATTGGGTTGTCTATGGTGCACCGGTTTGACAAGCGGCATGACTCCCTCCTGCCTGTCATCATGGCCAACACCTATCTGCTTGTTCCTCCCGTGCTCAACCCTATTGTCTATGGAGTGAAGACAAAGGAGATCCGGCAGCGTATCCTTCGTCTCTTCCATGTGACCACCCACACTTCGGATCCCTAGGTGTCAGGGATCAAACTTCTTTTTCACAGGAAGTCCTTCAATTCAGATTTTAATTTcaacattttggaagacagtattAGGAAAAGAATTCTTAATGAAAGCACAACTGATCCTTCAAAGATGAAACTGATTGGAGAATCTCCATCTGAGTAGGGGCAGCAGAACTGTATATTCCCAATCCTtacttttcaatattattttaccctttagttctttgaggtaGTTGTGGTTGGAGGATTATTACTTCCCACTTAACCATTCAGTCCAATTCTCAAGTCCAAAAAATTCATATGGTTGCTTGCACTGATAGTTTCTAGCATTCTGAGATAAGGGTGATATTTCTAAAAG carries:
- the LOC116758460 gene encoding olfactory receptor 51E1, whose protein sequence is MVDPSGNESSATYFILIGLPGLEEAQFWLAFPLCSLYFIAVLGNLTIIYIVWTEHSLHEPMYIFLCMLSGLDVLISTSSMPKMMAIFWFNSTTIQFDACLLQMFAIHSLSGMESTVLLAMAFDRYVAICHPLRHATVLTLPRVTKIGMAAVVRGIALMAPLPFFIKHLPFCRSNILSHSYCLHQDVMKLACADIRVNIIYGLIVIISAIGLDSLLISLSYLLILKTVLGLTREAQAKAFGTCVSHVCAVFIFYVPFIGLSMVHRFDKRHDSLLPVIMANTYLLVPPVLNPIVYGVKTKEIRQRILRLFHVTTHTSDP